A DNA window from Streptomyces sp. CA-278952 contains the following coding sequences:
- a CDS encoding hemerythrin domain-containing protein, with product MDGPAWEGRGVGALPRHLRGFAQTHLALRRDSRRLVAAVPLLTSAGVPAVAEWWRQFRAIVDWHHRTEDEILWPGLIEHAPEIAAGSHLMVQDHVALDDSMLRVTRALETGRAEALDGPAGAFDSVLHQHLHEEEELTFPVFARVPPDVFTALERRVLAAAPFGVKRILPPWLLDGLPEPDGLMPGPVLLIGRTLLLKRYRRSVTGLLEPT from the coding sequence ATGGACGGGCCGGCGTGGGAGGGCAGAGGGGTGGGCGCGCTGCCCCGCCACCTCCGCGGATTCGCGCAGACACATCTCGCGCTGCGACGTGACTCCCGCCGACTGGTTGCCGCGGTGCCGCTGTTGACATCGGCCGGAGTGCCCGCGGTCGCGGAGTGGTGGCGGCAGTTCCGCGCCATCGTCGACTGGCACCATCGTACCGAGGACGAGATCCTCTGGCCGGGCCTGATCGAGCACGCGCCCGAGATCGCTGCCGGATCGCACCTCATGGTCCAGGACCACGTGGCCCTCGACGACTCCATGCTCCGGGTGACCCGGGCCCTGGAGACGGGCCGGGCCGAGGCGCTGGACGGCCCCGCCGGCGCGTTCGACTCCGTCCTCCACCAGCACCTGCACGAGGAGGAAGAGCTGACGTTCCCGGTCTTCGCCCGGGTGCCGCCGGACGTCTTCACCGCTCTGGAACGTCGGGTCCTGGCCGCAGCACCCTTCGGCGTCAAGCGGATCCTGCCGCCCTGGCTGCTGGACGGGCTCCCCGAGCCGGACGGGCTGATGCCGGGACCGGTGCTGCTGATCGGCCGCACGCTGCTCCTGAAGCGCTATCGCCGCTCCGTGACAGGACTGCTGGAACCCACCTGA
- a CDS encoding alpha/beta fold hydrolase: protein MTAPAAGEVFLATEDGGRLALSVLPPLEHGGEQLPAVVLTHGWGGSRRVWSPVTDRLLRRGFPVVVHDLRGHGGSTAGSFGISAEAMTADLARVVDYAGGAPIIVGHSGGGFAALSLAAASGPGAGPVGLVLVASAAHGQDTPEKEASMMEAPLFSWALRRPALGRLLLGRMTGTALDPRLREVNRQVFAGTPPPVRAACFRSSRGMDLRAALASVRVPAAVLAGEKDQVIRPELGRELASALPDATFTPLPGAGHVLPLERPDEVVAAVLRVSGEATGQPVSGGAVKRAGSR, encoded by the coding sequence GTGACGGCGCCCGCCGCCGGTGAGGTCTTCCTCGCCACCGAGGACGGCGGGCGGCTCGCGCTCTCCGTACTGCCCCCGCTGGAGCACGGCGGCGAGCAGCTGCCCGCGGTCGTGCTGACGCATGGCTGGGGTGGCAGCCGCCGGGTCTGGAGCCCGGTCACGGACCGGCTGCTGCGGCGTGGCTTCCCGGTCGTCGTCCACGATCTGCGCGGTCACGGTGGCTCGACCGCGGGCTCCTTCGGTATCAGCGCCGAGGCGATGACCGCCGACCTGGCGAGGGTCGTCGACTACGCCGGTGGTGCGCCGATCATCGTCGGCCACTCCGGGGGCGGGTTCGCGGCGCTGTCGTTGGCGGCCGCCTCCGGGCCGGGCGCCGGCCCGGTGGGGCTGGTGCTGGTCGCCTCGGCCGCGCACGGCCAGGACACGCCGGAGAAGGAAGCCTCGATGATGGAGGCCCCGCTGTTCTCCTGGGCGCTGCGGCGGCCCGCGCTCGGGCGGCTCCTGCTCGGCCGGATGACGGGTACGGCACTGGACCCACGACTCCGCGAGGTGAACCGCCAGGTGTTCGCCGGGACCCCGCCGCCGGTGCGCGCCGCCTGCTTCCGGTCGTCCCGGGGCATGGACCTACGGGCGGCACTGGCCTCCGTCCGGGTCCCGGCCGCCGTGCTGGCCGGAGAGAAGGACCAGGTCATCCGGCCCGAGCTGGGCCGGGAGCTGGCGTCGGCGCTGCCGGACGCCACGTTCACTCCCCTGCCCGGCGCCGGACACGTTCTGCCGCTGGAACGTCCGGACGAGGTGGTCGCGGCGGTCCTCCGAGTCAGCGGCGAGGCCACCGGACAGCCCGTGAGCGGCGGGGCCGTGAAGCGGGCGGGGTCCCGGTGA
- a CDS encoding flavin-containing monooxygenase, translated as MAQAPLDPARDLRVAVIGSGFSGLGTAIRLMQQGIDDFLVFERADEVGGTWRDNTYPGCACDVMSHLYSFSFAPNPNWKSTFGKQGELFDYLRDCADRFGVRSRIRFRHELTEARWDDLRKRWLISTTGGDYTARVLVTGTGYLSEPAIPGIPGLSGFRGEVFHSSRWRHDLDLTGRRVAVIGTGASAIQFVPAIQPEVGQLDLYQRTPPWIGPKNDKANSALQTKLLSSAPGYQRFRRNFNMWGREILAFVMARPAVAGKMQKMASDHLRKSVPDAALRARLTPDYVMACKRLLFSNTYYPAIQQPNVELVTDAISKVTADAVVTADGRERPVDTIVLGTGFEAVRRPIAERVLGRNGTSLKDAWSEGMSALRGTGVAGFPNLFMLLGPNTTLGHSSQVIMIEAQISYLLDALRTMDKRGLAGVEVLPEAQRAYNQKLDQWLDGTVWNAGNCRSWYLDEHGRNPSIWPTYTWRFRRATSRFDPAEHLLSTSEDLRAPVPTAS; from the coding sequence ATGGCTCAGGCACCCTTGGACCCGGCCCGCGATCTGCGGGTGGCGGTGATCGGCAGCGGATTCTCCGGGCTCGGCACCGCGATCCGGCTCATGCAACAGGGCATCGACGACTTCCTGGTCTTCGAGAGGGCCGACGAGGTCGGCGGCACCTGGCGCGACAACACCTACCCGGGCTGCGCCTGTGACGTGATGTCGCACCTGTACTCGTTCTCGTTCGCACCGAACCCGAACTGGAAAAGCACCTTCGGCAAGCAGGGGGAGCTCTTCGACTATCTGCGTGACTGCGCCGACCGGTTCGGGGTGCGCTCGCGCATCCGCTTCCGACACGAGCTGACCGAGGCACGCTGGGACGACCTGCGCAAGCGGTGGCTGATCTCCACCACGGGCGGCGACTACACCGCCCGGGTCCTGGTCACGGGCACCGGCTACCTCAGCGAGCCGGCCATCCCCGGCATCCCCGGTCTCTCCGGGTTCCGGGGCGAGGTCTTCCACTCCTCCCGGTGGCGCCACGACCTGGACCTCACCGGCCGCCGGGTCGCCGTCATCGGCACCGGGGCGTCCGCCATCCAGTTCGTCCCCGCCATCCAGCCGGAGGTCGGGCAGCTCGACCTCTACCAGCGCACCCCGCCCTGGATCGGCCCGAAGAACGACAAGGCCAACAGCGCCCTCCAGACGAAACTGCTGTCCTCCGCCCCCGGCTACCAGCGCTTCCGCCGGAACTTCAACATGTGGGGCCGGGAGATCCTGGCGTTCGTGATGGCGCGCCCGGCCGTCGCCGGGAAGATGCAGAAGATGGCGTCCGACCACCTCAGGAAGAGCGTGCCGGACGCGGCACTCCGGGCCCGGCTCACCCCGGACTACGTGATGGCCTGCAAACGGCTGCTCTTCTCGAACACGTACTATCCCGCGATCCAGCAGCCCAACGTCGAGCTGGTCACCGACGCCATCTCCAAGGTCACCGCGGACGCGGTGGTCACGGCCGACGGCCGGGAGCGCCCGGTGGACACCATCGTGCTCGGAACGGGATTCGAGGCGGTACGCCGCCCGATCGCGGAACGCGTCCTCGGCCGGAACGGCACCAGCCTCAAGGACGCCTGGAGCGAGGGCATGAGCGCGCTGCGCGGCACCGGCGTCGCCGGATTCCCGAACCTGTTCATGCTCCTCGGGCCGAACACCACCCTCGGCCACTCCTCCCAGGTGATCATGATCGAGGCGCAGATCAGCTACCTCCTGGACGCCCTGCGAACGATGGACAAGCGCGGTCTGGCCGGCGTGGAGGTGCTGCCCGAAGCCCAGCGCGCCTACAACCAGAAGCTCGACCAGTGGCTGGACGGCACCGTGTGGAACGCCGGCAACTGCCGCAGTTGGTATCTCGACGAGCACGGCCGCAACCCGTCCATCTGGCCGACCTACACCTGGCGCTTCCGGCGGGCCACCAGCCGGTTCGACCCCGCCGAGCACCTGCTGAGCACCAGCGAGGACCTACGGGCGCCCGTGCCCACCGCTTCCTGA
- a CDS encoding anthrone oxygenase family protein, with the protein MSPASSRPEPALLAATVGTGLMAGLYLAFDVGVMPALARRDDEGFVSAMRRANDALDDSASFGALFLGVFVATGVAARRLRRAEQGEAARRARGAAVLYGLSIAVTIGANLPLNRRLRNAPVAPSAAVRAARTAYERPWRTANAVRTAACLGALALLGDAARRRVAARTR; encoded by the coding sequence ATGAGCCCAGCCTCCTCCCGTCCCGAACCCGCCCTCCTCGCCGCGACCGTCGGCACCGGTCTGATGGCCGGGCTGTACCTCGCCTTCGACGTCGGCGTGATGCCCGCGCTGGCGCGCCGCGATGACGAGGGGTTCGTCAGCGCGATGCGCCGGGCCAACGACGCCCTCGACGACAGCGCCTCCTTCGGGGCCCTCTTCCTCGGGGTGTTCGTGGCCACCGGTGTCGCCGCCCGTCGGCTCCGCCGCGCCGAGCAGGGCGAAGCCGCCCGGCGGGCCAGGGGCGCCGCGGTGCTCTACGGGCTCAGCATCGCGGTGACCATCGGCGCCAACCTCCCGCTGAACCGCCGGCTCCGGAACGCCCCCGTGGCGCCGTCGGCAGCGGTGCGGGCCGCCCGGACCGCTTACGAGCGGCCGTGGCGGACCGCCAACGCCGTCCGTACGGCCGCCTGCCTGGGGGCCCTCGCGCTCCTCGGTGACGCGGCCCGGCGGCGGGTCGCCGCCCGGACACGGTGA
- a CDS encoding class I SAM-dependent methyltransferase, translating into MATSASYTAEPEVDAVRHHYEVGNEFYQLLLGPSMMYSGGYWQEDEGLTEALDIAQERKLDAFAELADAAGKGRVLDIGCGWGTLMDRLTRKHGVREAVGLTLSRTQAEFIAGLDNPALTTRVESWSEHSDPGAYDAAFCVNALEHFVPSSLSPKERTQRYRFFFRQVHEALVPDGRFVLHTMTAEAQPIGRRILADLKFLQRSEFAGMHIPHLHELAAAAEGLFEVVELVNEREAFARACRAWLVLLAERREEAVALESEEVVARFERYLDIFAYTLEDRFFNNFRMTLARKG; encoded by the coding sequence ATGGCGACGAGTGCCTCCTACACCGCGGAGCCGGAGGTGGACGCAGTCCGCCACCACTACGAGGTGGGAAACGAGTTCTACCAGCTGCTGCTGGGACCCAGCATGATGTACAGCGGCGGCTACTGGCAGGAGGACGAGGGCCTCACCGAGGCCCTGGACATCGCGCAGGAGCGCAAACTCGACGCGTTCGCCGAGCTTGCGGACGCGGCGGGCAAGGGCCGGGTGCTGGACATCGGCTGCGGCTGGGGCACCCTGATGGACCGGCTGACGCGGAAGCACGGCGTGCGCGAGGCGGTCGGCCTGACGCTGAGCCGCACCCAGGCCGAGTTCATCGCGGGCCTGGACAACCCGGCCCTCACCACCCGGGTGGAGAGCTGGTCGGAGCACAGCGACCCGGGGGCCTACGACGCCGCGTTCTGCGTCAACGCACTGGAGCACTTCGTACCCTCCAGCCTGTCACCGAAGGAGCGCACCCAGCGCTACAGGTTCTTCTTCCGGCAGGTGCACGAAGCGCTGGTGCCGGACGGCCGGTTCGTCCTGCACACGATGACCGCCGAGGCCCAGCCGATCGGCCGGAGGATCCTGGCGGACCTGAAGTTCCTCCAGCGTTCCGAGTTCGCCGGAATGCACATCCCGCACCTGCACGAGCTGGCGGCCGCCGCCGAGGGCCTGTTCGAGGTGGTGGAGCTGGTCAACGAGCGTGAGGCGTTCGCCCGGGCCTGCCGCGCCTGGCTGGTGCTGCTCGCCGAGCGGCGCGAGGAGGCCGTGGCGCTGGAGAGCGAGGAGGTGGTGGCCCGCTTCGAGCGCTACCTGGACATCTTCGCGTACACGCTGGAGGACCGCTTCTTCAACAACTTCCGGATGACGCTGGCCCGCAAGGGGTGA
- a CDS encoding 3-oxoacyl-ACP synthase III family protein, producing MSGFAVAGWGKALPERVITSTELAERFGVDEHWVVSRCGIHERRAVDPGQTTASLAIDAGRAALARAGLTGADIAHLIVATATPEQPSPATSAFVHHALGIGGGAMDVNSECAGFVYGLVAAMGILRMDRRPILLVGSDTHTLTVDPADRDLSILVGDGAAAVVLVPGPEDPVLAWNLGADGSCADALKVQAGGSRMPTTPETVAQGLHFAQIKGNEIYLNAVRFTVRTVRETLERAKISPAEVDHVIPHQANIRIINSVMQHSGLRPESLITNLDRYGNTASASVPLALTEALDADRIKAGELVLLAGFGAGMTWGSVLMRWGGTA from the coding sequence ATGAGTGGATTCGCCGTCGCCGGGTGGGGCAAGGCCCTGCCCGAGCGGGTCATCACCAGCACCGAACTGGCCGAGCGCTTCGGGGTCGACGAGCACTGGGTCGTCAGCCGTTGCGGCATCCATGAGCGGCGGGCGGTGGACCCGGGGCAGACCACCGCGTCCCTGGCCATCGACGCGGGCCGCGCCGCACTCGCCAGGGCGGGGCTGACCGGTGCCGACATCGCCCATCTGATCGTGGCCACGGCCACACCCGAGCAGCCGTCCCCGGCCACCTCCGCCTTCGTCCACCACGCACTGGGCATCGGCGGCGGGGCGATGGACGTCAACTCCGAGTGCGCGGGCTTCGTCTACGGGCTGGTCGCGGCCATGGGCATCCTGCGCATGGACCGCCGTCCGATCCTCCTCGTCGGCTCGGACACCCACACCTTGACCGTCGATCCCGCCGACCGGGACCTCTCCATCCTCGTCGGCGACGGCGCGGCCGCGGTGGTTCTCGTACCAGGTCCGGAAGATCCCGTTCTGGCCTGGAACCTGGGCGCGGATGGATCATGTGCAGATGCACTGAAGGTCCAAGCGGGCGGAAGTCGGATGCCCACGACACCGGAAACGGTCGCGCAGGGGCTCCATTTCGCGCAGATCAAGGGAAACGAGATCTACCTCAACGCCGTTCGTTTCACGGTGCGGACGGTGCGCGAGACGCTGGAGAGGGCCAAGATATCTCCGGCGGAGGTGGACCACGTCATCCCGCACCAGGCGAACATCCGCATCATCAACTCCGTGATGCAGCACTCGGGTCTGCGCCCGGAGTCCCTGATCACCAATCTGGACCGGTACGGCAACACCGCGTCGGCCTCTGTCCCGCTGGCGCTCACCGAGGCGCTGGACGCGGACCGGATCAAGGCCGGGGAGCTGGTGCTGCTCGCCGGGTTCGGGGCGGGCATGACCTGGGGTTCGGTCCTGATGCGCTGGGGAGGCACCGCGTGA
- a CDS encoding anthrone oxygenase family protein, which translates to MPEVLEILALACTGLYAGYMLAFMSGLMPALKEVDDASFTLVMRTVNRKVPGPLFLVLFLGSLAFPVASFFVEPDGRAGGGTALVGAAAVCALVGHLVTSGGNVPLNNALDSSKGQGDERSARTAFEGRWNALHALRTLLAAAAFVLVAMAVTG; encoded by the coding sequence ATGCCGGAAGTTCTGGAGATCCTCGCCCTCGCCTGTACCGGTCTGTACGCCGGATACATGCTCGCCTTCATGTCGGGCCTCATGCCCGCGCTCAAGGAGGTGGACGACGCGTCGTTCACCCTGGTCATGCGGACGGTGAACCGGAAGGTTCCCGGTCCGCTCTTCCTCGTTCTCTTCCTCGGGTCGCTCGCCTTCCCCGTGGCCTCGTTCTTCGTCGAGCCGGACGGACGGGCGGGCGGTGGCACGGCTTTGGTAGGCGCCGCAGCGGTCTGTGCGCTGGTGGGCCACCTGGTCACGTCGGGCGGCAACGTCCCGCTGAACAACGCCCTGGACTCGTCGAAGGGACAGGGCGACGAGCGGAGCGCCCGTACGGCGTTCGAGGGCCGGTGGAACGCCCTGCACGCCCTGCGCACGCTGCTGGCCGCCGCCGCATTCGTCCTGGTCGCCATGGCCGTCACCGGCTGA
- a CDS encoding NAD(P)H-binding protein, whose protein sequence is MSTHGQNTAPILVIGGTGKTGRRVVERLETLGRPARVGSRSSETPFVWEDENTWEAALAGVSAAYVTYYPDLAFPGAKEAIGRFAAVAVERGVKRLVLLSGRGEEGAVASEDALKASGCDWTVVRCNWFNQNFSESFFLDPVLSGELALPTGDAVEPFVDADDIADVAVAALTDDRHIGKTYELSGPRLLSFHDVARELSAATGRTITYIPVSSDDYRAALRGLGEPEEFADLFTLIVDGRNASIVHGVREAIGREPKDFADYAKEAAAGGAWNA, encoded by the coding sequence ATGAGCACTCACGGACAGAACACAGCGCCCATCCTCGTCATCGGCGGCACCGGCAAGACCGGGCGGCGCGTCGTGGAACGACTGGAGACGTTGGGCCGCCCGGCCCGCGTCGGCTCGCGCTCCAGCGAGACCCCCTTCGTCTGGGAGGACGAGAACACCTGGGAGGCCGCTCTCGCCGGAGTCTCCGCGGCCTATGTCACGTACTACCCGGACCTGGCGTTCCCCGGCGCCAAGGAGGCCATCGGACGGTTCGCCGCCGTCGCGGTGGAGCGGGGCGTCAAGCGCCTCGTGCTGCTCTCCGGCCGGGGCGAGGAAGGGGCGGTCGCCAGCGAGGACGCCCTCAAGGCGTCGGGGTGCGACTGGACCGTCGTCCGCTGCAACTGGTTCAACCAGAACTTCAGCGAGAGCTTCTTCCTCGACCCGGTCCTCTCCGGCGAGCTGGCGCTGCCGACCGGTGACGCCGTCGAGCCCTTCGTGGACGCCGACGACATCGCCGACGTCGCGGTCGCCGCACTCACCGACGACCGCCACATCGGCAAGACGTACGAGCTGTCCGGACCGCGGCTGCTGAGCTTCCACGACGTGGCGCGCGAGTTGTCGGCCGCCACCGGCCGGACCATCACCTACATCCCGGTCAGCAGCGACGACTACCGCGCGGCGCTCCGAGGGCTGGGCGAGCCGGAGGAGTTCGCCGATCTCTTCACGCTGATCGTCGACGGCCGCAACGCCAGCATCGTGCACGGCGTCCGCGAAGCGATCGGGCGGGAGCCCAAGGACTTCGCGGACTACGCCAAGGAGGCGGCGGCCGGCGGGGCCTGGAACGCCTGA
- a CDS encoding AraC family transcriptional regulator — translation MDAFSGLLGSPKARGAFLLKSVFNPPWGLRVEDRAPLSLVTLLHGSAWVLREGGEPVKLAAGDVAVLRGPEPYTLVDDPATPPGVTVAPEQRCSTADGEDVTETMSLGVRTWGEPHSSGSTVMLSGTYQAPNEVGRRLLASLPALLVQPASAARTPLIGMLAAEMDQEDVGQEVVLDRLLDLLLINVLRSWLVEPGTGAPLWFRAQSDPVVGRALMLLHDRPSEPWTVASLAFAVEVSRAKLARHFTELVGEPPMSYLTGWRLTLASDLLRDPDLSVAKIAEQVGYSGPFALSAAFKRERGVSPQEYRRGKRSEGALATGSDGRTVLLRR, via the coding sequence GTGGATGCGTTCAGCGGCCTGCTGGGAAGTCCCAAGGCCCGGGGAGCATTTCTGCTCAAATCCGTGTTCAACCCCCCGTGGGGCTTGCGCGTCGAGGACCGCGCGCCGCTGTCGCTCGTCACCCTGCTGCACGGGTCGGCGTGGGTGCTCCGCGAAGGCGGCGAACCGGTCAAGCTGGCCGCCGGGGATGTCGCCGTCCTGCGCGGCCCCGAGCCGTACACCCTCGTCGACGACCCGGCCACGCCGCCCGGCGTCACGGTCGCCCCCGAGCAGAGGTGCAGCACCGCCGACGGCGAGGACGTCACGGAGACGATGTCGCTGGGCGTGCGGACCTGGGGCGAGCCGCACAGCTCCGGCTCCACGGTGATGCTGAGCGGCACTTACCAGGCGCCCAACGAGGTGGGCCGCCGGCTGCTGGCCAGCCTGCCCGCCCTGCTGGTGCAGCCCGCGTCGGCCGCCCGGACGCCACTGATCGGCATGCTGGCGGCCGAGATGGACCAGGAGGACGTCGGCCAGGAAGTGGTCCTGGACCGGCTGCTGGATCTGCTGTTGATCAATGTGCTGCGCTCCTGGCTGGTCGAGCCCGGCACGGGGGCGCCGCTCTGGTTCCGCGCCCAGAGCGACCCCGTGGTCGGCCGGGCGCTGATGCTGCTGCACGACCGGCCGAGCGAACCGTGGACGGTCGCCTCGCTCGCCTTCGCCGTCGAGGTCTCCCGGGCCAAGCTGGCACGTCACTTCACCGAGCTGGTCGGCGAGCCGCCGATGTCCTATCTGACCGGGTGGCGGCTCACGCTCGCCTCCGACCTGCTGCGCGACCCGGATCTGTCGGTCGCCAAGATCGCCGAACAGGTCGGCTATTCGGGGCCGTTCGCGCTGAGCGCCGCGTTCAAACGCGAACGCGGCGTCAGCCCGCAGGAGTACCGTCGCGGCAAGCGGTCGGAGGGGGCCCTGGCCACCGGGTCCGACGGCCGGACCGTGTTGCTCAGACGCTGA
- a CDS encoding 4'-phosphopantetheinyl transferase family protein: MIERVVPEGVAGAETFDDVLPRLPDPRELALLRGRPEAAVRRFAAARSCAHHCLDQLSEPYGPLLRTVEGGPAWPSGVVGSITHCAGYRGAVAARTEVWAALGVDAEQALPLPPGVLDLVATGPERRGVAELSRIHPGVPWDRLLFSAKESVYKAWHPATGRWIGTRAIEVAFTADGLFTASVRPERTQPPPARRRPLVARATTASGGVPPPARGAYPYTGRWYVGDGLLLTAVAVPGAGTRSPGPPRPAVRLSV, translated from the coding sequence GTGATCGAACGGGTCGTCCCGGAAGGGGTCGCGGGGGCGGAGACGTTCGACGACGTGCTGCCCCGCCTGCCCGACCCCCGGGAGCTGGCGTTGCTGCGCGGACGGCCCGAGGCGGCCGTCCGCCGGTTCGCCGCCGCGCGATCCTGCGCCCACCACTGCCTGGACCAGCTCTCCGAGCCGTACGGCCCGTTGTTGCGCACGGTGGAAGGCGGCCCGGCATGGCCGTCCGGTGTCGTCGGGAGCATCACGCACTGTGCCGGCTACCGGGGTGCGGTGGCGGCGCGCACCGAGGTGTGGGCGGCGCTCGGCGTGGACGCCGAACAGGCCCTGCCTCTGCCTCCCGGCGTGCTGGACCTCGTGGCGACGGGGCCGGAACGGCGCGGAGTGGCGGAGCTGTCCCGTATCCATCCCGGCGTTCCTTGGGACCGGCTGCTGTTCAGCGCGAAGGAGTCGGTCTACAAGGCCTGGCATCCGGCAACGGGCCGCTGGATCGGGACCCGCGCCATCGAGGTGGCGTTCACCGCCGACGGCCTGTTCACGGCCTCGGTACGTCCGGAGCGCACGCAGCCGCCCCCGGCGCGCCGGCGCCCCCTCGTCGCGCGGGCGACCACCGCCTCAGGCGGCGTGCCGCCTCCGGCGAGAGGCGCGTACCCGTACACCGGCCGCTGGTATGTCGGGGACGGACTGCTGCTCACAGCCGTGGCCGTACCGGGCGCCGGGACTCGGAGTCCGGGGCCGCCCCGGCCGGCGGTGCGCCTCAGCGTCTGA
- a CDS encoding FAD-binding protein, translated as MNLHTPSRRAVLGTVGAAATVIGWNATTGSWAWAADPDRRPGDRIVSVPRLDGTLTTDAGQFGSYSHDFGRLVNGTVPWAVLTPGSVQDIAEMIRYARSNRLKLAVNGRSGTGGDLESHSCYGQAAVPGGIAVNARGMARILSTGGDSITVEAGATWAEITDHLLPRGRTLPALPDYLPLSVGGTISVGGIGLTMGSEGLIADTVTSMTVVTGTGEVVTTSKTRRSDLFHTALAGGGQVGVIVSVTLRTVPAAERATVFSLFYGDVTAFMEDSEILLADRRFQMQGGEMVRKPDGSGWRYKIEAVATYSGGRVPDRARLLSGLKDLRAEAHIEDYALRDYLFRLDGYEAFLKEGGHWFEAKPWLSLFLPRYSAARFLRLVESQLTTEGLGAGVMLTYPYPTSKITAPMAVQPRDRTGYLFDLLRFPNPGTSDAEIARMVKQNRWLYDRAVELGAKRYLVGAVPDLTASDWRRHFGSSYGALCDAKRRFDPGNVLTPGQGFFG; from the coding sequence GTGAATCTGCACACCCCTTCCCGAAGAGCAGTGCTCGGCACAGTCGGCGCCGCCGCCACGGTGATCGGCTGGAACGCCACCACCGGCAGCTGGGCCTGGGCCGCCGACCCGGATCGCCGACCCGGCGACCGCATCGTGTCCGTACCGCGGCTGGACGGCACACTCACCACGGATGCCGGCCAGTTCGGCTCCTACAGCCACGACTTCGGGCGGCTGGTCAACGGCACCGTGCCCTGGGCCGTCCTCACGCCGGGCTCGGTCCAGGACATCGCCGAAATGATCCGCTACGCGCGGTCCAACCGGCTGAAGCTGGCGGTCAACGGCCGCAGCGGCACCGGCGGCGACCTGGAGTCCCACTCCTGCTACGGCCAGGCCGCCGTGCCCGGCGGCATCGCGGTCAACGCCCGCGGGATGGCGCGCATCCTCTCCACCGGCGGCGACTCCATCACCGTGGAAGCGGGGGCGACCTGGGCGGAGATCACCGACCACCTGCTGCCCCGCGGCCGCACCCTGCCCGCCCTGCCGGACTACCTGCCGCTCTCGGTGGGCGGCACGATCAGTGTCGGGGGCATCGGCCTGACCATGGGCTCCGAAGGTCTCATCGCGGACACCGTGACCTCGATGACCGTGGTGACCGGCACCGGTGAGGTCGTCACCACCTCGAAGACCCGGCGTTCCGACCTGTTCCACACCGCGCTGGCCGGGGGCGGCCAGGTCGGCGTCATCGTCAGCGTGACACTGCGGACCGTGCCGGCCGCCGAGCGGGCCACCGTCTTCAGCCTGTTCTACGGCGACGTCACGGCCTTCATGGAGGACTCGGAGATCCTGCTCGCCGACCGCCGCTTCCAGATGCAGGGCGGCGAGATGGTCCGCAAGCCGGACGGCTCCGGCTGGCGCTACAAGATCGAGGCGGTCGCCACGTACTCCGGCGGTCGCGTCCCCGACCGGGCGAGACTGCTGTCGGGCCTGAAGGACCTGCGCGCCGAGGCACACATCGAGGACTACGCGCTGCGCGACTACCTCTTCCGGCTGGACGGCTACGAGGCCTTCCTCAAGGAGGGCGGGCACTGGTTCGAGGCCAAGCCGTGGCTGAGCCTCTTCCTGCCGCGCTACTCGGCCGCCCGTTTCCTGCGCCTGGTGGAGAGCCAGCTCACCACGGAGGGGCTGGGCGCCGGGGTGATGCTCACCTACCCGTACCCGACGTCCAAAATCACCGCGCCCATGGCGGTCCAGCCGAGGGACAGGACCGGGTACCTCTTCGACCTGCTGCGCTTCCCGAACCCGGGAACCAGCGACGCCGAGATCGCGCGGATGGTCAAGCAGAACCGCTGGCTGTACGACCGTGCCGTGGAGCTGGGCGCCAAACGCTACCTCGTCGGGGCGGTGCCGGACCTGACCGCCTCGGACTGGCGGCGCCACTTCGGCAGCAGCTACGGGGCGCTGTGCGACGCCAAGCGCAGGTTCGACCCCGGCAACGTCCTCACCCCCGGTCAGGGCTTCTTCGGCTGA
- a CDS encoding SRPBCC family protein, which translates to MKKYELVDEALLAAGPDAVWEALLGELTGEARWWVPDNTFEPVDGAPDRVGALTRITVHTKGVDKGGKKLRFTARTTLVQRAERLALEYVDGAFRGTAEFGLTPLEDGGTRLAMSFRASPQGQLALLAHVVDVAAMHTRATRAAFGRLNQLLATAPAAAPAAAPAAGGTR; encoded by the coding sequence GTGAAGAAGTACGAGCTCGTCGACGAGGCCTTGCTCGCCGCCGGTCCTGACGCCGTCTGGGAGGCCCTCCTGGGCGAACTCACGGGCGAGGCGCGATGGTGGGTGCCCGACAACACCTTCGAACCGGTGGACGGCGCCCCCGACCGGGTCGGCGCGCTGACCCGGATCACCGTCCACACCAAGGGCGTCGACAAGGGCGGCAAGAAGCTCCGGTTCACCGCGCGCACCACCCTCGTGCAACGGGCGGAGCGGCTGGCGTTGGAGTACGTGGACGGGGCGTTCCGCGGCACCGCGGAGTTCGGACTCACCCCGCTGGAGGACGGCGGCACCCGGCTCGCGATGTCCTTCCGCGCCAGCCCGCAGGGCCAACTCGCTCTCCTCGCCCACGTGGTGGACGTCGCGGCGATGCACACCCGCGCCACCCGTGCGGCGTTCGGCAGGCTCAACCAGCTGCTCGCCACCGCCCCGGCCGCCGCTCCGGCCGCCGCTCCGGCCGCCGGGGGGACACGGTGA